One window of Pectobacterium carotovorum genomic DNA carries:
- a CDS encoding cupin domain-containing protein, whose amino-acid sequence MKNFDISFNKENILKLLSGRKMTIENIEGFATSSEEKVIFDSMDSLQKLSDMTSIPLSCFFNQEASDDLDEGVKIARRNETFSREEIRDEVHYYTYHHLVTTKADPGLMALRLDLHSNETQPLRLNGGHATKEVVYVSKGSVRVQWLDDMKNLHEEILNEGDSIFITPDVPHSFTNNDVNHKSEIIAINYE is encoded by the coding sequence ATGAAAAATTTTGATATTTCGTTCAATAAAGAAAATATTCTGAAACTTCTTTCTGGTCGTAAAATGACCATTGAAAATATCGAAGGGTTCGCAACATCTTCTGAAGAAAAAGTTATTTTTGACAGCATGGATAGCTTACAAAAATTGTCGGATATGACAAGCATCCCATTGAGCTGTTTCTTCAACCAGGAAGCTAGTGATGACCTTGATGAAGGCGTAAAAATAGCGAGACGTAATGAGACATTCTCGCGTGAGGAAATTAGAGATGAAGTTCATTATTATACTTACCATCATCTGGTGACGACTAAAGCTGATCCGGGTCTGATGGCACTTAGACTAGACTTACATAGCAATGAGACACAGCCGTTAAGACTAAATGGCGGGCATGCGACGAAGGAAGTTGTCTACGTAAGTAAAGGTTCGGTGAGAGTACAATGGTTAGATGATATGAAAAATTTACATGAGGAAATTTTAAATGAAGGTGATTCGATATTTATCACCCCAGATGTTCCTCATAGTTTTACTAACAATGATGTGAATCATAAGTCCGAGATAATCGCAATTAATTATGAATAA